The Methanolacinia paynteri genome includes a region encoding these proteins:
- a CDS encoding carboxymuconolactone decarboxylase family protein, giving the protein MSGIKDLEKKIGKVPVIFKELAETDPELHDKILSLDNMIWADGALSKQTKKVIAISIAAALRDEHAVYAQMAGAKKLGVKKEEIEEGLRVAFILSGMPAYVYGKTKLEEAYR; this is encoded by the coding sequence ATGTCAGGAATAAAAGATTTGGAAAAAAAGATTGGAAAGGTGCCTGTAATATTCAAAGAGCTTGCAGAGACAGACCCCGAGCTTCATGACAAGATACTGTCGCTTGATAATATGATCTGGGCAGACGGGGCACTTTCAAAACAGACGAAGAAAGTGATTGCGATCTCTATTGCAGCAGCGCTTCGTGATGAACATGCTGTCTACGCCCAGATGGCAGGAGCAAAGAAACTCGGTGTAAAGAAAGAGGAGATCGAGGAAGGTCTTCGGGTTGCTTTCATTCTCTCGGGAATGCCTGCATATGTCTATGGCAAAACAAAACTCGAAGAGGCCTATAGGTAA
- a CDS encoding peroxiredoxin, with the protein MYEEADNEKIPRMPVLGEKAPDFQAVTTHGPLNLSDLEGSWVILFSHPADFTPVCTTEFIAFSEIYDDLRALNTNLIGLSIDSVHSHLAWVRNVREKMGVEIKFPIIADLDMKVAGLYGMVHPGQSTTAAVRAVFFIDPLGILRGMLYYPLSNGRNMQEILRLLKAFQTSDEHHVATPANWQPGDKVIIPAPSNQEEMEKRLSEGYDCKEFYLCFKDI; encoded by the coding sequence ATGTACGAAGAAGCAGACAACGAAAAAATCCCAAGAATGCCTGTTCTCGGAGAAAAAGCTCCTGATTTTCAGGCAGTAACAACCCACGGTCCACTGAACCTTTCCGATCTTGAAGGTTCCTGGGTCATCCTGTTCTCCCATCCTGCAGACTTTACCCCGGTATGTACTACAGAGTTTATTGCCTTTTCAGAGATTTACGATGACTTAAGGGCATTAAATACGAATCTCATCGGCCTCTCGATAGACAGTGTCCACTCGCATCTTGCATGGGTGAGAAATGTCAGGGAAAAGATGGGTGTAGAGATCAAGTTCCCGATAATTGCCGATCTTGATATGAAGGTCGCAGGGTTATACGGGATGGTTCATCCGGGACAGAGCACCACTGCGGCGGTAAGAGCTGTATTCTTTATCGATCCACTGGGAATTCTCAGGGGAATGCTGTACTACCCGCTTTCAAACGGCAGGAACATGCAGGAGATACTGAGATTATTGAAGGCTTTCCAGACCAGCGACGAGCATCATGTTGCAACACCTGCCAACTGGCAGCCGGGCGACAAGGTCATAATCCCGGCACCTTCAAACCAGGAAGAGATGGAAAAGAGGCTCTCTGAAGGCTACGATTGCAAGGAATTCTATCTCTGTTTCAAAGACATCTAA
- a CDS encoding AlbA family DNA-binding domain-containing protein, with protein MDLEELIYLIQSGESEVLEFRESAGKNIHHEIAAFANSDGGKIIVGVSDTGKIVGTDVKDAIEKVTNPVQSVLLRNKGTEDIGR; from the coding sequence ATGGATCTGGAGGAGCTCATCTATCTGATACAATCCGGAGAATCCGAAGTCCTTGAATTCAGGGAATCGGCAGGGAAGAATATCCACCACGAGATCGCCGCCTTTGCCAACTCCGACGGCGGAAAGATAATCGTCGGAGTATCGGATACGGGAAAGATCGTCGGTACAGATGTAAAAGATGCGATCGAGAAGGTTACAAACCCGGTTCAGTCGGTACTCCTCCGCAATAAAGGCACAGAAGATATCGGTAGATGA
- a CDS encoding ATP-binding protein, giving the protein MRSRRLQTRFSRYSSAIKAQKISVDDKDLLVITVDKSSNLCSIGGIVYIRTGTGVRPLSLQEIVMLSSEMGTINWDEISMLPKEDARSDYIDWFFERVKETRGKTIADDNRSRYLRSAGAIRNDKLTNAGILFFTEATGNIAYAKIRRVGMSEDGPMWSEEYEGPAWKVIEEAYENLMREIKKIDVVAGTRRIKVEEYPPRAIREALINAVCHRNYTISADVKILVYPDRFEIKNPGGLMPGVDIKDPEHIPRNPSLSNLLYDSGYIERYGFGIKMIEEEVENHPMCSVEFKPGPSTFSVIFKKVLSSSIDDTDNQILKIINVPMKSGDIAARLKISKNTVLRRIEKLEKLGLAEKKGSGSHTYYTIKK; this is encoded by the coding sequence ATGCGATCGAGAAGGTTACAAACCCGGTTCAGTCGGTACTCCTCCGCAATAAAGGCACAGAAGATATCGGTAGATGACAAAGACCTCCTCGTAATCACCGTCGACAAAAGTTCCAACCTCTGCTCGATTGGCGGAATCGTATATATCAGAACAGGCACAGGAGTCAGACCCCTCTCACTCCAGGAGATTGTAATGCTCTCATCGGAGATGGGAACCATCAACTGGGACGAGATCTCCATGCTCCCGAAGGAAGACGCCCGCTCCGATTACATCGACTGGTTCTTTGAGAGGGTGAAAGAAACCAGAGGGAAAACAATCGCAGACGACAACAGATCCAGATACCTCAGGAGTGCCGGGGCTATAAGAAACGACAAACTCACAAACGCAGGAATATTGTTCTTCACTGAAGCCACCGGGAATATCGCCTATGCGAAGATAAGAAGGGTGGGCATGAGTGAAGACGGGCCCATGTGGAGCGAGGAGTATGAAGGGCCGGCTTGGAAGGTTATCGAAGAGGCATACGAGAACCTGATGAGAGAGATCAAAAAGATCGACGTAGTGGCAGGGACAAGAAGAATAAAAGTCGAGGAATATCCCCCGCGGGCGATTCGTGAAGCCCTCATAAACGCCGTCTGCCATAGGAACTATACGATCAGTGCGGATGTGAAGATCCTCGTATATCCTGACAGGTTCGAGATAAAAAATCCCGGCGGCCTCATGCCCGGAGTGGATATCAAAGATCCCGAACACATCCCGAGAAATCCGTCATTGTCAAACCTCCTCTATGATTCGGGCTACATCGAAAGATACGGATTCGGAATAAAGATGATCGAAGAGGAGGTTGAGAACCACCCGATGTGCTCGGTTGAATTTAAGCCGGGCCCCTCCACATTTTCAGTGATATTCAAAAAAGTGCTGTCTTCATCAATTGACGATACGGACAATCAGATCCTCAAGATTATAAATGTTCCAATGAAGAGCGGAGATATCGCAGCGAGACTGAAGATCTCCAAAAATACGGTTCTCAGGAGGATCGAAAAACTGGAAAAGCTCGGTCTCGCCGAGAAGAAAGGTTCGGGTTCACATACATATTATACAATAAAGAAGTAA
- a CDS encoding DMT family transporter, whose protein sequence is MYLNSNYFKYIAALLLFGSNGIVASYISLNSNEIVLLRTLTGSLFLLLIFLSLHGEVHVRRYPQDFFYIVISGIAMGISWMFLFEAYNQVGVGIASLAYYCGPVIVMLVSPIIFREKIHISIILGFISVFIGMICVNSPFISDAGLSFGLLCGIMSAVMYAVMLIFNKKATKIQGLENSLFQLSTSFVTVAVFTLITQGIPISIPAESILPLLILGVVNTGFGCYLYFSSIGGLPVQTVAICGYLEPLSAVVLSAIVLGECLSSLQEIGAVLIIGGAAFGELFRNRKLIGDNKAEV, encoded by the coding sequence TTGTACCTGAACAGTAATTACTTCAAATACATAGCCGCATTACTGCTGTTCGGCTCCAACGGTATTGTGGCGAGTTACATCTCCTTAAACAGCAATGAAATTGTTCTGCTGCGTACACTGACTGGTTCTTTATTTCTGCTTCTGATTTTCCTATCCCTGCATGGAGAGGTGCATGTCCGTAGATATCCGCAGGACTTTTTCTATATCGTCATTTCGGGAATTGCGATGGGTATCAGCTGGATGTTCCTTTTTGAAGCCTATAACCAGGTAGGTGTCGGTATTGCCTCACTTGCCTATTATTGCGGCCCGGTTATTGTGATGCTGGTATCTCCGATTATCTTCCGTGAAAAGATACACATTTCAATAATACTTGGATTCATCAGCGTTTTTATTGGCATGATCTGTGTGAACAGTCCTTTCATATCGGACGCCGGATTGTCTTTCGGACTTCTTTGCGGAATAATGTCCGCCGTCATGTATGCGGTGATGCTCATCTTCAACAAAAAGGCGACGAAGATACAAGGTCTTGAAAATTCTCTCTTTCAGTTATCGACGAGTTTCGTTACTGTTGCCGTATTCACTTTGATTACTCAGGGAATTCCGATCTCGATACCTGCGGAGAGCATTTTACCACTCCTTATTTTGGGGGTCGTAAATACCGGTTTTGGCTGCTATCTGTATTTCTCGTCTATCGGTGGACTGCCTGTTCAGACTGTAGCGATATGCGGATATCTCGAACCGCTATCGGCAGTGGTTCTGTCGGCTATAGTCTTGGGGGAGTGCCTGAGTTCCCTTCAGGAGATCGGTGCTGTGCTGATTATTGGCGGGGCTGCGTTTGGGGAACTATTTAGAAACAGGAAATTAATCGGGGATAATAAAGCTGAAGTTTAA
- a CDS encoding LysR family transcriptional regulator: MNIQKYLAFVKTVECGSFTKAAKIMGYSQSGISRMINDLETEWNISLLERGRSGGNLTSDGLKLLPYVESVCTEYQNLQTQINELKGLQSGLIRIGTFSSVATHWLPRIIKEFQKKYPDIEYELLLGDYTEIEKWILEGRVDCGFIRLPTNPNLETIFLERDQLKVVLPENHPLADCVHFPVEALCNDPFMLLEKGAKAEISEIFERHNISPKVHFITWDDYAVMSMVESGLGISILPELILQRIPYHVVVRELDVPAYRDIGLAMKDMKSASLAVRRFLEYLPYRNNQDMK; encoded by the coding sequence GTGAATATACAAAAATATCTTGCATTTGTTAAAACGGTGGAATGCGGGAGCTTTACCAAAGCTGCAAAAATCATGGGTTATTCCCAGTCGGGAATAAGTCGTATGATCAACGATCTGGAAACAGAATGGAATATTTCACTTCTTGAGCGTGGACGTTCCGGAGGAAATCTCACTTCCGACGGTCTTAAACTTCTGCCTTATGTCGAAAGCGTATGCACCGAATATCAGAATCTTCAGACACAAATAAATGAATTAAAAGGACTCCAGTCGGGATTGATTAGAATCGGAACTTTTTCCAGTGTGGCTACACACTGGCTGCCGCGTATCATTAAAGAATTTCAGAAAAAGTATCCTGATATTGAGTACGAGCTTTTACTCGGGGATTATACAGAGATTGAAAAGTGGATTCTTGAGGGACGTGTGGACTGCGGTTTTATCAGGCTTCCTACAAATCCCAACCTTGAGACGATCTTTTTAGAGCGGGACCAGTTAAAAGTGGTACTTCCCGAAAACCACCCGCTGGCGGACTGTGTTCATTTTCCTGTTGAAGCATTATGCAATGATCCGTTTATGCTTCTGGAAAAAGGAGCAAAAGCTGAGATTTCAGAAATTTTTGAACGACATAATATTTCACCAAAGGTTCATTTCATAACCTGGGACGATTACGCCGTTATGTCAATGGTTGAAAGCGGACTTGGAATCAGCATTCTGCCTGAACTGATTTTGCAGAGGATACCTTACCATGTTGTTGTCAGGGAACTCGATGTCCCCGCCTATCGCGACATTGGTCTTGCTATGAAAGATATGAAATCCGCATCACTTGCAGTCAGGCGTTTTCTGGAATATCTGCCATACAGAAATAATCAGGATATGAAATAA
- a CDS encoding ArdC family protein yields the protein MVNVYEMVRERIISSLSSGTIPWHQSWKNLSPCNLLTGRPYRGINRLLLSGHEWWGTYRQIKQLGGYVRKGEKASGLVVFWSFEEARPIVNDQGDEVLVMSQREKPLVRYYWVFNLSQCEGIEKEEVGEIRAITSCDEVIERNCPKVTQGPPAYLPTPDIIHMPDMERFESPEEYYSTYFHELTHWTGHESRLKRPGITGPIRFGSERYSREELTAEMGSAFLCAMTGIDMPVIDNQAAYVAGWLRHIRNGTAVDVIRAAGDAQRAADFLTGGGEE from the coding sequence ATGGTGAATGTCTACGAGATGGTCCGGGAAAGGATCATCTCCTCTCTTTCCTCCGGAACGATCCCCTGGCATCAGTCGTGGAAGAACTTATCACCGTGCAACCTCCTGACGGGAAGGCCCTACCGGGGCATTAATCGTCTCCTGCTCTCCGGGCATGAATGGTGGGGGACGTACCGGCAGATCAAGCAGCTCGGCGGGTATGTACGAAAAGGCGAGAAGGCATCCGGGCTTGTTGTCTTCTGGTCCTTCGAAGAGGCAAGGCCGATTGTGAATGACCAGGGCGACGAGGTCCTCGTGATGTCTCAACGGGAAAAGCCGCTTGTCAGGTATTACTGGGTCTTCAACCTCTCGCAGTGCGAAGGGATCGAGAAGGAGGAGGTCGGCGAGATCCGGGCGATCACGTCCTGCGATGAAGTAATCGAAAGGAACTGCCCGAAAGTCACGCAGGGACCGCCGGCTTATCTCCCAACTCCGGATATCATCCACATGCCCGATATGGAGCGGTTCGAATCTCCGGAAGAATACTACTCGACCTACTTCCATGAATTGACTCACTGGACCGGGCACGAATCCCGGTTGAAGCGTCCGGGGATAACCGGGCCGATCCGATTCGGGAGCGAACGGTATTCGCGTGAGGAGCTGACGGCCGAGATGGGGTCTGCCTTCCTGTGTGCGATGACCGGGATCGATATGCCCGTCATCGACAACCAGGCGGCCTATGTCGCGGGGTGGCTCCGGCACATCCGGAACGGCACGGCCGTCGATGTAATCCGGGCCGCGGGCGATGCACAGCGGGCGGCCGACTTCCTCACCGGGGGCGGGGAGGAATGA